One Miscanthus floridulus cultivar M001 chromosome 11, ASM1932011v1, whole genome shotgun sequence DNA window includes the following coding sequences:
- the LOC136494944 gene encoding uncharacterized protein — MAEDKKRKAKSSDPGWKYGFWPDIGKKEFIQCIFCKKVVPSGIKRFKQHLAGGYSDAVKCGEAPELVRREMNGYLVTRSRTQVQVPADTGVETETDEETYQGGGGASAAAENEPNARTKSKQVPSSGTKSKQAKKIAQASITNFVVSAPPKPQTQKHPKSVSSLLCKSPEEVVAERHKSKMSQPTLEYSTKSKEAKQIVDDHVADFFYENGIPLNAINSRSWEIMLESIGQYGPGYRSPSYHEIRNPLLDTAVNKTEELRKKHEDAWKEYGCTIMSDGWIDTSHRHLINFLANSPAGTFFLGSVDASSEIANASMLADLLEKQIDKVGKLYVVQIVTDNGSNYKAAGRILMERIPTLFWTPCAAHCLDLMMEDIGKIPEFSSCINSAKKVCRFLYKHGRILDLMREKIGGDLVRPVVTCFATSYLTLAMHKNKQGLRSLFVSEEWHSNSLSKSAEGRQAENTILSIPFWTKVEYCIKATQPLLIAMRIADGDETPAAPEIMAAMDVAKKTIKETLRDKSSLLNDVMECYDKRWENQMEQKLYGAALFLNPGKYFAIKEKDRRQTTKLRCMFNDIIWKMVPDESEARKISKQADDYDRTEGECFSKRLAIVERNSKNPILWWDAFGGLAFELQSLAKQIVSLCCSASGCERNWSAFAHVSAISMAAGAY; from the exons ATGGCTGaagataagaagaggaaggcAAAATCATCAGATCCTGGATGGAAATATGGGTTTTGGCCAGACATAGGGAAGAAAGAATTCATCCAATGTATTttctgcaaaaaggttgtccctTCAGGCATTAAAAGGTTCAAGCAACACCTTGCTGGGGGCTATTCTGATGCAGTGAAATGTGGTGAAGCACCTGAACTAGTTAGGCGTGAGATGAATGGTTACTTGGTCACAAGGTCAAGGACTCAGGTTCAGGTACCTGCGGACACTGGGGTGGAGACAGAAACAGATGAAGAAACATATCAAGGTGGAGGTGgtgcttctgctgctgctgaaAATGAACCAAATGCTAGGACAAAGTCAAAGCAAGTTCCAAGTTCTGGGACAAAATCAAAGCAAGCGAAAAAGATAGCTCAAGCATCAATCACGAACTTTGTGGTTTCTGCTCCACCAAAACCTCAAACACAGAAGCATCCCAAGTCAGTGAGTTCTTTGCTTTGCAAGAGTCCAGAAGAAGTGGTTGCAGAAAGGCACAAGTCCAAGATGTCACAGCCCACTCTTGAGTACTCCACAAAGAGCAAGGAAGCAAAGCAAATTGTAGATGACCATGTGGCTGATTTTTTTTATGAGAATGGAATACCATTGAATGCTATTAACTcaagaagctgggagattatgctTGAGTCCATTGGGCAATATGGTCCTGGGTATCGCTCACCTTCATACCATGAGATTAGGAATCCACTACTTGATACGGCAGTGAACAAGACAGAGGAGCTGAGAAAGAAGCATGAGGACGCTTGGAAGGAATATGGCTGCACAATCATGTCAGATGGATGGATTGACACTAGCCACCGTCATCTCATCAACTTTCTTGCGAATAGCCCAGCTGGAACATTCTTCTTAGGTTCAGTTGACGCTTCAAGTGAGATAGCCAATGCTTCTATGTTAGCAGACTTGTTAGAGAAACAAATTGACAAGGTTGGGAAGTTGTATGTGGTGCAAATTGTCACAGATAATGGATCAAACTACAAGGCTGCTGGAAGAATTCTTATGGAGAGGATCCCAACTTTGTTTTGGACACCATGTGCTGCCCACTGTTTGGATTTGATGATGGAGGACATTGGGAAGATACCTGAGTTTAGCTCTTGCATTAATTCGGCTAAGAAGGTGTGTAGGTTTCTCTACAAGCATGGGAGGATTCTGGATCTTATGCGAGAGAAGATTGGTGGTGATCTTGTGAGGCCTGTTGTTACTTGCTTTGCTACTTCCTATCTCACATTAGCAATGCATAAGAACAAACAGGGGCTGAGGAGTTTGTTTGTGAGTGAGGAATGGCATTCCAACAGCTTGTCAAAAAGTGCTGAAGGGCGGCAGGCTGAGAACACAATCCTTTCCATACCATTTTGGACAAAAGTGGAGTACTGTATAAAAGCAACACAACCCCTTCTCATTGCTATGAGGATAGCAGATGGTGATGAAACACCAGCAGCTCCTGAGATAATGGCAGCAATGGATGTTGCAAAGAAGACCATCAAGGAAACTTTGCGAGACAAATCATCATTACTGAATGATGTAATGGAATGCTATGACAAGAGATGGGAGAACCAGATGGAGCAAAAACTATATGGAGCAGCCCTCTTCTTGAATCCTGGAAAGTACTTTGCCATAAAGGAAAAGGATAGGAGACAAACTACAAAGCTAAGGTGCATGTTTAATGACATTATATGGAAGATGGTGCCTGATGAGAGTGAAGCGAGGAAAATAAGCAAGCAAGCTGATGATTATGACAGGACTGAGGGTGAATGTTTCTCAAAGAGATTAGCAATAGTAGAGAGAAATAGCAAAAATCCTA TTCTATGGTGGGATGCTTTTGGTGGCCTTGCATTCGAGCTACAGAGTTTAGCAAAACAAATTGTAAGCCTCTGCTGTTCGGCGTCTGGTTGTGAGCGCAACTGGAGCGCTTTTGCTCATGTAAGTGCAATTTCTATGGCT